TTTTAGAACTGTGATTAGCAGGGCCCACAGGTGTCCCACAGCTTCTTGGTGTAGCGGGGCAAGACACAAGGGCTGCAGGTGGGAGAAGCGTAGGGTCTGCCAAAGGTGCAGAGGCCCCCCGAGCCCTGCGTGGCCCCGGCACCATAgaggccccccagccccagggagcccccAAAGGCCGGTGCTCCGGAGGAGCCCACCACGGcttgctgggggaaggagctgaggatggggccggggaAGGTGACGACGACGGGGGGCGGCTGGATGAAGGCCGTGGAGTCGGGGCACTGGCGGGCGCACAGCTCGTTGCAGCTCTCGGCGATGGGCTGCGGGACGGCGACGCTGGTTTTTGGTGGGCACAGGTCGTAGCAAGACATCTTTGTTGGAGAGAGCTGAGCCTGAAAGACATGGCCCCAAGGACAGGTGTCATGACCGAGGAGGAGATCCTCTGGCCGAGCAGGGCCTTGTTCCAGGGCTGCCTTGGAGCTGGAGGGGCCAGAGCCACCACCTTGCCCGCACTGCCCACCGCTTAGCCCTTGCCCAGACAGCCCCCCTCAGCGCCCTGCTCTCCTCACACAGAGGACGCACAAACCCTCCCTGAGAGCCGGGCCTTGCTCTGCACGTCCCGGCCCGaggctccttcctcctcccaccgTGGCTCAGCCTGCCCTGGCCGCCCGAGCCTGCTACCAGCACGCCCGCTGCTGTCACTGCTCTCCCGCCCAGGGAGGCCCCACGCTGGCCACTGCCACAGCAGGCAGACAGCGGCAGGCACCCACCTACCCTTTTCCTGAGCAGAGCGAGGCAGGAGCGGCGGATGCCAGCACTCACTGAGGGCAGCGCGTTTATTGCTGGCCGCCGAGtgcagggaggagctggccatGCTGGGGACACGTGGCCCACGGTGGCCAagcccctgcctcctccctgcgTGGCACGGGGCTATTTTGCTGACGCCGTTTCCTCGCTGGCCCCAACCCGCTCTATCAGCCCTTGCCATCACCTCGCTTGGACGCTTGCCAGCTGCCACCTCATGGGCCAAATGAGCCCCGCTGTCTTTTCATTATCTCAGTGCGTAAGAGGGCACGCAGCGTGACAAAGGCTGACTGCAAGCGCCCGGCGTGCCACTGCTCTTCGCCAAGGGCTTGGTCTCACGGCGGCCCCGTGCCCTCTTTGCAGAGCCCCAGGCAAGACCAGGGTCATGGCACTGGGCAAGAAGGTGGCCTCGCAAAGGACTGCGGCACGCAAGCGACTGCATGACGTATGCCATGTGGCTATTATCTAGAGAGGCGCGAGGTTACGAAATGCCAAATCAAAGGCACTCCTCTCGGTcactgcctgctcagcacgATGCATCACTCGCCAGCCCAAGGCAGCCGGCCTCCCTCCGCCCCCAGGCGCTGGCCATCAAGCTCTGCAAGTCTAGGGGAGAAAGACCACTCATGCGCTTCCGTGGGGTACGTGATGCAAGGAGCACGGATCCCCACCTGGGCCCACGTGCCTCGGGCTCATGCCAGCACTGTGCCAGTCCTGCCAGGCCCTTGCAAGTGTGGCGGGAGCCCCATTGCTGGGGGACGGTGCTGGGCAGGGTCTGCCCTCgagctgctgggcagctggGAGCCCCGTCACaatgcacagccacagcagccCACAGCTACGCTGGCCCCATTGGCGCTGGCgcctctcctcccagcagagcctggctgccaGCTCAGGGCACAGGTGTCTTCCCAGGGCAGAGCACAAGGCAGGCAGCgaggagctgcagaagcaggggCCTCTGCTGCCGCGCGCAGCCCCTACGAGGGGGATGCCCGCTCTCAATTAGCCCACGGAGCAGAAAGGGGAGGAGAGCCTCAGAAGGGGCATGTGCTGGACGGGCGAGGGGATGCTGACTCAGGGAGGGCCAGAAGCCCAACAGCCCTGTTGTCATTGGCAGGAGGGAGTGCCGCCTCTGCAGATTGGCCCAGGTGGTGCTGAGCAATGGCAGGGCTGCTATAAaagctctgcccctgccaggcTCTCCCATCCACTGCTCTGCTT
The sequence above is a segment of the Phalacrocorax aristotelis unplaced genomic scaffold, bGulAri2.1 scaffold_144, whole genome shotgun sequence genome. Coding sequences within it:
- the LOC142051101 gene encoding feather keratin 3-like, producing the protein MSCYDLCPPKTSVAVPQPIAESCNELCARQCPDSTAFIQPPPVVVTFPGPILSSFPQQAVVGSSGAPAFGGSLGLGGLYGAGATQGSGGLCTFGRPYASPTCSPCVLPRYTKKLWDTCGPC